A DNA window from Spirochaeta cellobiosiphila DSM 17781 contains the following coding sequences:
- a CDS encoding sugar kinase, which yields MGSIVTLGEMLLRLKSQDNLRLFQTNKLESTFGGGEVNMAVSLSLLGASTRFVTALPDNIIGDSCINELHKYQIDTTSIVRTGKRVGIYYLEAGANQRATKVIYDRQDSSISHVTHDVFNWDAVFQNASWFIISGITPALSESAAELTVKAVDEAKSRGIHVCLDFNHRKNLWNYGKNIEEVMRPLVKKVNVIIAGTLDCQQTLGVPLDSGRIKGDLNMEELKQLTSKVMATYDLSGIAITKRDNVSANINNWTAFYNCDEGFYTSTEYRINNIVDRVGGGDSFTAGLIYGLNYLNSPKEALDFATAFSCLKLSCMGDFNLTTRDDVLALISGDISGRILR from the coding sequence ATGGGATCGATTGTTACCTTAGGAGAAATGCTATTGAGACTAAAAAGTCAGGACAATCTCAGACTTTTTCAGACAAATAAATTGGAATCTACCTTTGGAGGTGGTGAAGTCAATATGGCAGTCTCATTAAGTTTATTGGGAGCATCAACCAGATTTGTTACAGCCTTACCAGACAATATAATTGGTGATAGCTGTATCAATGAACTTCATAAATACCAGATTGATACCACAAGCATTGTCAGAACTGGTAAACGAGTGGGAATCTACTACTTAGAAGCTGGTGCGAATCAGAGGGCCACTAAAGTTATCTATGATCGTCAAGATTCCAGTATTAGTCATGTCACCCATGATGTTTTTAATTGGGATGCAGTATTTCAAAATGCTTCCTGGTTTATTATATCAGGTATCACTCCAGCTCTTTCAGAATCAGCTGCTGAATTAACAGTAAAAGCAGTTGACGAGGCCAAATCCAGAGGTATACATGTTTGTCTAGACTTTAATCATCGTAAGAATTTATGGAATTATGGTAAAAACATAGAAGAGGTAATGAGACCTTTGGTAAAAAAAGTAAATGTGATTATAGCCGGTACTTTGGATTGTCAGCAAACCTTGGGGGTGCCCTTAGATTCAGGGAGGATCAAAGGAGACCTAAATATGGAAGAACTAAAGCAATTAACCTCAAAAGTTATGGCTACTTATGATCTTTCAGGAATAGCTATAACTAAAAGAGATAATGTATCTGCCAATATAAACAACTGGACAGCATTCTATAATTGTGATGAAGGATTTTATACTAGTACTGAGTATAGGATTAATAATATAGTAGATCGTGTAGGTGGTGGTGATAGTTTCACCGCTGGTTTAATTTATGGATTAAATTACCTTAATTCACCGAAAGAAGCATTGGACTTTGCAACTGCTTTTAGCTGTCTAAAATTATCTTGTATGGGTGATTTTAATCTCACTACTCGTGATGATGTTTTAGCTTTGATATCAGGCGACATTTCTGGTCGGATACTGCGTTAA
- a CDS encoding GerMN domain-containing protein: protein MLFFPRGISRELIGEVRYVPQRKDREEAIRLVVKELFLGPAEYQNTLLVPRGSKLKAVILRDKKLYLDLSKSVILGHEDQSSYVDKVYNGIEKTVRFNFPSVKEIVITIEGQTPFERPYGS, encoded by the coding sequence ATGTTATTTTTTCCTAGAGGGATTTCTCGTGAACTGATTGGAGAAGTTCGGTATGTTCCACAAAGGAAAGACCGGGAAGAAGCAATCCGTTTGGTAGTTAAAGAGCTGTTCTTGGGACCTGCTGAGTATCAAAATACATTGCTAGTTCCCCGGGGATCAAAACTGAAGGCTGTCATATTACGGGATAAGAAACTCTATCTGGATTTATCAAAGTCCGTCATTCTCGGTCACGAGGATCAGAGTTCTTATGTAGATAAAGTCTACAATGGGATTGAAAAAACAGTACGTTTTAACTTCCCTTCTGTGAAGGAAATAGTTATAACAATTGAAGGTCAAACGCCCTTCGAAAGACCTTATGGTAGCTGA
- a CDS encoding ATP-grasp domain-containing protein — protein MILLVLGAGSMQAPIYDIARSKGYKTIAFDGNQNAVCKDKADEFYTIDISDRDASLLKARELHRLHALDGVFTAGTDFSTTVAWIAEDLDLPGIPFEVALGAKDKGIMRKILKKNGLNVPEYRIVYSPNDRVDIPFPLVVKPVDNMGARGVILVNSDEELSQGISEALVFSASGQVIVEEYMDGPEFSLDSLIYEGHFLPCGLADRDIQFPPYFIEMGHNFPSHANEAVQKELWTALHQAALALGISRGAAKGDLKWYKGKAYIGEIAARLSGGYMSGWTYPYHSGVSPTEVAMDLALGKNPEEPQADSYQSIQERAIISLPGTVIDYIGLDEITKDHLYMDHFIQKPVGSDVHFPVNNVQKCINFIFRCADVRSAKELASRVVPRLDTDNDLTYEYLLGSKRPLHPNYPLSLSLCVEKEDAFLQFIPYYMKPEGRLDWQGRSLSESLEQLSRITGLPQKVGAVLPVGFSQSVLRGSVQGGLWFIDRWKKRR, from the coding sequence GTGATTTTACTTGTTCTTGGAGCTGGTTCAATGCAAGCTCCTATTTATGATATTGCTCGAAGTAAAGGCTATAAAACAATAGCTTTTGATGGTAATCAAAATGCAGTATGTAAGGATAAAGCTGATGAATTCTATACAATTGATATTAGTGATCGAGATGCTAGTTTATTAAAAGCCAGAGAATTACATCGTCTGCATGCCTTAGATGGTGTGTTTACAGCAGGAACCGACTTCTCTACTACTGTTGCATGGATAGCAGAAGATTTAGATTTGCCCGGTATTCCTTTTGAAGTGGCTTTAGGTGCCAAAGACAAAGGAATAATGCGTAAGATTCTTAAAAAAAATGGACTGAATGTGCCGGAATATAGGATAGTCTATTCGCCTAACGATAGGGTTGATATTCCTTTTCCTCTTGTTGTAAAACCAGTTGATAATATGGGTGCTAGGGGAGTTATACTCGTTAATTCTGATGAAGAATTATCACAAGGTATTTCTGAAGCCCTTGTTTTCTCTGCTTCTGGTCAAGTCATCGTAGAAGAATATATGGATGGTCCTGAGTTTAGTCTGGATAGCCTTATTTATGAAGGCCATTTCCTTCCTTGTGGTTTGGCTGATCGTGATATTCAGTTTCCTCCTTATTTTATTGAAATGGGTCACAATTTCCCAAGTCATGCTAATGAAGCTGTACAAAAGGAATTATGGACAGCTCTTCATCAAGCGGCACTTGCTTTAGGTATAAGTAGAGGTGCAGCTAAAGGAGATCTAAAATGGTACAAAGGAAAAGCTTATATTGGTGAGATCGCTGCTCGATTGTCTGGAGGATATATGTCTGGGTGGACGTATCCTTATCATTCTGGTGTATCACCTACGGAAGTTGCTATGGACCTGGCTTTAGGTAAAAATCCAGAAGAACCTCAGGCGGACAGCTATCAGAGTATCCAGGAGAGAGCCATTATTAGTCTACCAGGTACGGTCATTGATTACATTGGGTTAGACGAGATTACTAAAGATCATTTGTATATGGATCATTTTATTCAAAAGCCAGTGGGTAGTGATGTTCATTTTCCTGTTAACAATGTTCAAAAGTGTATAAATTTCATTTTTAGATGCGCTGATGTTCGTTCTGCTAAAGAACTAGCTAGTCGCGTCGTACCACGTTTAGATACAGACAATGATTTGACTTATGAATATTTACTTGGTAGTAAAAGACCTTTGCATCCTAATTACCCTCTTTCTCTCTCATTATGTGTTGAAAAAGAGGATGCGTTTCTACAATTTATACCTTATTACATGAAACCTGAAGGACGTCTGGATTGGCAAGGGAGAAGCCTTAGTGAATCCTTGGAACAATTATCTAGGATTACTGGTTTACCTCAAAAAGTAGGAGCTGTATTACCAGTGGGATTTAGCCAATCTGTTTTACGTGGAAGTGTTCAAGGGGGCCTTTGGTTTATAGACAGGTGGAAGAAAAGAAGGTAA
- a CDS encoding N-acetylmuramoyl-L-alanine amidase family protein, with product MGKLIIPFFLFLLYVGNVFGADVDLEYFSQQNGLELLIQPLSYMFTLSDSHKQLNGQWNNPFLLMGQTLWEGSNVRIQDGRIIIDDRTQSKIREYFQLGEITTNDHSNNTLSPEIAVIIIDPGHGGKDSGAMRTYEIEHKKVVMKEKDIVLQVSLDLFNRLKKKYPDKKILLTRNKDVYPTLEDRVELANKQNLASNQAIIYISVHVNASLNPKSTGFEVWHLPTDYRREVLDPSSLEEKVKDYYPIFNSMMEDQFFIEGIILAQNILENMESQLGQASNNRGLKEESWYVVRKANMPSVLVEIGFISNKEEALKLHQDSYLNKICTGLYNGIVNFTEYFERSKAFTE from the coding sequence ATGGGTAAGTTAATTATCCCTTTTTTTCTTTTTCTACTATATGTAGGAAATGTTTTTGGGGCTGATGTAGATTTAGAATATTTTTCACAACAAAATGGACTAGAATTGTTAATTCAGCCCCTATCATATATGTTTACTCTATCTGATAGTCATAAGCAATTGAATGGACAATGGAACAATCCTTTTTTACTGATGGGGCAAACCTTATGGGAAGGAAGTAATGTTAGGATCCAGGATGGGCGGATCATCATTGATGACAGGACTCAAAGTAAGATTCGTGAATATTTTCAATTAGGTGAGATTACTACTAATGACCATTCAAATAACACTTTGTCTCCTGAAATAGCAGTAATTATCATAGATCCGGGGCACGGTGGTAAAGACTCTGGGGCTATGAGAACTTATGAGATAGAGCACAAAAAAGTGGTAATGAAAGAAAAGGACATTGTCCTGCAAGTATCTCTGGATCTATTTAATAGATTGAAAAAGAAGTATCCGGACAAAAAGATTCTGTTAACTAGAAATAAAGATGTCTATCCAACATTGGAAGATAGGGTAGAGTTAGCTAATAAGCAAAATCTAGCTTCTAATCAAGCAATAATATACATATCAGTTCATGTGAATGCTAGTCTGAACCCTAAATCTACTGGATTCGAAGTTTGGCATTTACCTACTGATTATAGACGAGAAGTTTTGGACCCTAGTAGTCTAGAGGAAAAGGTTAAAGATTATTACCCAATATTTAATAGCATGATGGAAGATCAATTCTTCATTGAAGGAATTATCTTGGCACAAAACATATTGGAGAATATGGAATCCCAACTAGGTCAAGCTTCAAATAATAGAGGTTTGAAAGAAGAAAGCTGGTATGTTGTCCGTAAAGCCAATATGCCGTCAGTACTTGTAGAAATAGGTTTTATTAGTAACAAAGAAGAAGCCTTAAAACTACATCAAGATTCGTACTTGAATAAAATCTGTACCGGCCTCTATAATGGCATCGTTAATTTTACGGAATACTTTGAGCGATCAAAAGCCTTCACGGAGTAA
- a CDS encoding flagellar filament outer layer protein FlaA, with the protein MKRFYLILVSVFLLLSGMAFAEESVLIDFAELVADDTGEHQPTVTDYSTVAGSSYTDEEKAEMKISLAIENWEVDLASSSAFIDNQANSLIKEAPVSETSKMYAGSTVMGVRIKFPEEAFNSWAMIVPPFTIPAYATDENTEGAERGEKFTGFGVVKNVGVLKNLTISVLGRNFPHKLSVVLENEDGEDEILPIASLEFDGWRTLSWSNPNYVNQVRNRELYTRPLYPKTSPLVKLKGILIQRDAADDGGDFVTYVKDIKVTYDKAVLDLETDVDDESVWGILDQKESERRKAEMQRLGNLQVLRYLEQKKMDQSADEDPNAAETPTQTP; encoded by the coding sequence ATGAAACGGTTCTACCTTATTTTAGTGAGTGTGTTTCTCCTACTGAGTGGAATGGCCTTTGCTGAGGAAAGCGTTCTCATCGACTTTGCCGAGCTTGTAGCCGACGATACTGGTGAGCATCAGCCAACAGTCACTGACTACAGTACTGTAGCAGGGTCAAGTTACACTGATGAAGAAAAAGCTGAGATGAAGATATCTTTGGCCATTGAAAACTGGGAAGTAGATTTAGCCTCCTCTTCAGCTTTCATCGACAATCAAGCTAACTCCCTAATTAAAGAAGCGCCTGTAAGCGAAACATCAAAGATGTACGCTGGAAGCACAGTTATGGGAGTGAGGATAAAGTTTCCAGAAGAAGCTTTTAACTCTTGGGCAATGATTGTACCTCCCTTCACAATTCCTGCTTATGCAACAGATGAAAATACTGAAGGAGCCGAACGAGGTGAGAAATTCACTGGGTTTGGTGTTGTAAAGAATGTGGGAGTTCTGAAAAACTTAACTATTAGTGTATTGGGTCGTAATTTCCCTCACAAATTATCCGTAGTTCTTGAGAATGAGGATGGTGAAGATGAAATACTTCCTATTGCTAGTTTGGAGTTTGATGGATGGAGAACACTATCTTGGAGTAATCCAAATTATGTTAATCAGGTACGAAACAGAGAGCTTTATACTAGACCATTATATCCTAAAACATCTCCCTTAGTTAAACTTAAGGGAATCTTGATTCAACGAGATGCCGCAGATGATGGTGGTGATTTCGTAACTTATGTAAAGGATATTAAAGTAACTTATGATAAGGCTGTTCTTGACCTTGAAACTGATGTTGATGATGAGTCCGTATGGGGAATCTTGGATCAGAAAGAGAGTGAAAGAAGAAAGGCTGAAATGCAAAGACTTGGTAATCTTCAAGTTCTTAGATATTTAGAACAGAAGAAGATGGATCAGTCTGCTGATGAAGATCCTAATGCAGCTGAAACACCAACACAAACACCATAA
- a CDS encoding response regulator, protein MYSILLVDDEVPVRRMIQTSIDWEAYGFQIIDEAENGLEALEIIQEKNPDIVITDIKMPYMDGIDLIRRIRDSHPNTTVIIFSGYDEFTYAQTAIQLDVAYYALKPLSKDDFIDLLVRLKKHLDEKIESLTNHKKLEQAYNNAINDLKQQFLVELFEHTVTGLMSKAVSYELPYDQDMFITAVIETYDRGDKLDLGSVNEIINSTRKVGDNSFNAILKEHNLITYYSSVEDNKEDSESQFMKKTLNQIDNLRKNIEFYTKKECSIGVSRIVNNLADLPESRRQAICALNYKQYYPHYNLYYIGDLESEDLTLLSSQAMEEGMEQLVTEVKLGNETSIDQAVTELFNRKIGMETEQLRAFTFRLLATLSNLVLEYNIDITSNDDTWSSLSDIVFDINTIYTVSNRVHKLCILLNKEITQKRHKSNKKFVEEAKKLIELNYGDVNFTLNSISDKLGVSESYFSSAFKKECGITFVSALTNTRIDHAKSLLKKDHLKIYEIAQSVGFADANYFSFCFKKTTGTSPQTYRRKAYSA, encoded by the coding sequence ATGTACTCAATTTTGTTGGTTGATGACGAAGTTCCAGTTCGTCGTATGATTCAGACTTCTATTGATTGGGAGGCCTATGGTTTTCAGATTATTGATGAGGCAGAAAATGGTCTGGAAGCATTAGAAATAATTCAAGAGAAAAATCCAGATATTGTTATAACAGATATTAAAATGCCATATATGGATGGTATTGATTTAATACGACGGATAAGAGATTCCCATCCCAATACGACGGTTATAATCTTTTCAGGATATGATGAATTTACTTATGCCCAAACAGCTATTCAGTTAGATGTAGCTTACTATGCATTAAAGCCTTTATCAAAAGACGACTTCATTGATCTATTGGTTCGCCTAAAAAAGCATCTGGATGAAAAGATAGAAAGTTTAACGAACCACAAAAAGTTAGAACAAGCTTATAACAATGCAATAAATGATTTAAAACAGCAATTCTTAGTAGAATTATTTGAGCATACTGTAACTGGGTTAATGTCTAAAGCAGTATCCTATGAATTGCCTTATGATCAAGACATGTTTATTACAGCAGTCATTGAAACCTATGATAGGGGAGACAAGCTCGATCTAGGCTCTGTGAATGAAATCATTAATTCTACTAGGAAAGTAGGGGACAATTCTTTCAATGCTATTCTAAAAGAACATAATCTTATCACCTACTATAGTTCTGTAGAAGACAACAAAGAAGACTCTGAAAGCCAATTTATGAAGAAAACTCTAAATCAAATTGATAATTTAAGGAAAAATATTGAATTCTATACTAAAAAAGAATGCTCTATAGGTGTGAGTCGGATTGTTAATAATCTAGCAGATTTACCTGAATCCAGACGTCAAGCTATCTGTGCTTTGAACTATAAACAATACTATCCTCACTATAACTTATATTATATTGGGGATTTAGAATCGGAAGATTTAACATTACTATCCTCTCAAGCTATGGAAGAGGGAATGGAACAATTAGTAACAGAAGTCAAGTTAGGGAATGAAACAAGTATTGATCAAGCTGTAACGGAACTTTTCAACCGTAAAATTGGAATGGAAACGGAGCAATTGCGGGCTTTTACCTTTAGGTTATTAGCCACTTTGTCTAATCTTGTACTGGAATACAACATTGATATTACTAGCAATGATGATACTTGGAGTTCTTTAAGTGATATCGTTTTTGATATCAACACCATTTACACTGTATCAAACAGAGTTCATAAATTATGTATTTTGTTGAATAAAGAAATCACACAAAAGCGACATAAGAGTAATAAGAAATTTGTTGAGGAAGCAAAAAAACTAATTGAACTTAACTATGGAGATGTTAATTTTACCTTAAATAGTATCAGTGATAAATTAGGTGTTAGTGAATCTTACTTTAGTTCTGCATTTAAAAAGGAATGTGGTATTACATTTGTCTCTGCTTTGACCAATACGAGAATAGACCATGCAAAGTCTCTCCTTAAGAAGGACCATTTAAAAATTTATGAGATAGCCCAGTCTGTCGGTTTTGCGGATGCTAACTATTTTTCTTTTTGTTTCAAAAAGACTACTGGTACTTCTCCACAAACATATAGAAGAAAAGCATATAGTGCATGA
- a CDS encoding cache domain-containing sensor histidine kinase, whose amino-acid sequence MTSRDISIQHIFATAILSVVGLITLFMTIVVTIYFLTQVQSNLEDSTRQTVYQLRKNVNSYITGIIKIGSAVPNIIDNTSNKEQIHQSLKVIEDSRSDIVAIDIFDLEGNILYGTSSFNLRSPKEIIDQNWFKYSQTHTNSYYFSSPHVQQLVPLKYPWVISFSEVIKLSDSNGNRQSAILLIDINQDSIDSIIESVPIGKNGYCFIVDKNYNIVFHPKQTLINLGQFVEDIESLKVHILGKYYFNYQGVKRFNFIDTIDFTGWKIIGISYPNEERLPLVLSFLSLVSLLILVIIVAGFLLSRIVSNYVTSPIRQLEREMENFSITSFRSLDLKQPSMEVRSLANSFTKMALRMQTLMDDIVEEQKLIRKSELEALQAKINPHFLYNTLDTIVWFAESHDYKNVIEMVKALAQLFRISISKDHEVITLEEEMTHVECYLTIQEKRFVDKLTFKILLPEELKHKPVIKLLIQPIVENAIYHGIRYLMDPGHIRIEVLEDKEDIIIRVIDNGVGIDKETQATLLTTDKKEHERHGNGIGVFNVNKRIKLAYGDFYGITIQSEIDEGSTFELRIPKQKDIKAVNKLVKI is encoded by the coding sequence ATGACCTCTAGAGACATAAGCATTCAACATATCTTTGCAACAGCTATATTATCTGTAGTTGGCCTTATAACTTTATTCATGACCATAGTAGTAACTATCTATTTCTTAACTCAAGTTCAGTCTAATTTAGAAGATTCTACTAGGCAAACTGTTTATCAGTTAAGAAAAAATGTTAACTCCTATATTACGGGTATTATAAAAATAGGATCTGCTGTTCCGAATATTATTGATAATACTTCTAACAAAGAACAGATCCATCAAAGTTTGAAAGTCATAGAGGATTCGCGATCCGATATTGTCGCCATTGATATTTTTGATTTGGAAGGAAATATTCTGTATGGAACTAGTTCTTTTAATTTACGTTCTCCTAAAGAAATTATAGATCAAAATTGGTTCAAGTACTCACAGACCCATACAAACAGTTATTATTTTTCCAGTCCTCATGTTCAACAGTTAGTTCCACTTAAATACCCTTGGGTGATTAGCTTCTCAGAAGTCATTAAGCTAAGTGATTCGAATGGCAACAGACAATCGGCTATTTTGTTGATTGATATCAATCAAGACTCTATCGATTCTATTATTGAATCTGTTCCTATTGGAAAGAATGGGTATTGTTTTATCGTAGATAAAAACTATAACATCGTTTTTCATCCTAAACAAACTTTAATCAACTTAGGTCAATTCGTAGAGGACATTGAATCTCTTAAGGTCCATATATTAGGTAAGTACTATTTTAATTATCAGGGGGTAAAAAGGTTTAATTTTATTGATACCATTGATTTCACTGGTTGGAAAATTATTGGAATATCCTATCCTAATGAAGAACGACTTCCTTTGGTTTTATCTTTTTTGAGTCTAGTGTCATTATTAATCCTTGTTATAATTGTTGCTGGTTTCTTACTTTCGCGTATTGTATCTAATTATGTTACTTCTCCTATCAGACAACTGGAAAGGGAGATGGAAAACTTTTCTATTACCTCTTTTCGATCCTTAGATTTGAAACAACCCAGTATGGAAGTTCGATCCTTAGCTAATTCCTTCACTAAGATGGCATTACGTATGCAAACATTGATGGACGATATAGTGGAAGAACAAAAACTAATCCGTAAAAGTGAGTTGGAGGCTTTACAGGCTAAGATTAACCCTCACTTTCTATATAATACTTTAGATACCATTGTTTGGTTCGCTGAGTCCCATGATTATAAGAATGTTATTGAAATGGTTAAAGCACTGGCTCAGCTTTTTCGGATATCTATTTCCAAGGATCATGAAGTCATTACATTAGAAGAGGAAATGACTCATGTGGAATGCTATTTGACTATTCAGGAAAAACGATTTGTCGACAAGCTTACTTTTAAAATCCTTTTACCTGAGGAATTAAAACATAAACCGGTAATTAAATTGCTTATTCAACCGATAGTAGAAAATGCCATTTATCATGGTATCCGCTACCTTATGGATCCCGGCCATATAAGAATTGAAGTTCTTGAAGATAAAGAAGACATCATTATAAGAGTTATTGATAATGGGGTAGGGATTGATAAAGAAACGCAGGCTACTTTATTAACTACAGATAAAAAAGAACATGAAAGACATGGTAATGGTATAGGAGTGTTTAATGTGAATAAAAGGATAAAGTTAGCCTATGGAGATTTCTATGGAATTACCATTCAATCCGAAATTGACGAGGGCTCTACTTTCGAATTAAGGATTCCCAAACAGAAGGATATTAAAGCTGTAAACAAGTTGGTTAAGATATGA
- a CDS encoding sugar ABC transporter substrate-binding protein, whose amino-acid sequence MKKILFFFIFILVLIIGAGLCYSLWSESHPTNHHISFIRMKEGGLFWSDMRNGAREARSDTGSIVDFYSTADASDVTGQINYIYEAINKGTECIVITPGTYYLLKKPLEEAERAGIKVISIYNEFDKGKGSSTSFYMTDLEPAGAAMAQEVLRQYHFSYINAIILGSFDTVTSEQYMARGFTKIIKKVPGVEFRVVWAGRNIDSIYNQIKGNFRLNKSINLFFALNDETSEALVRFMKDNQPDHKILTIGSGNSLMNIEAIETEIMDYSLVINSFAIGYQSINMAVKLLNKQKISPLGIDYTIVNKKNMFDPEVQKRLFVMP is encoded by the coding sequence ATGAAGAAGATATTGTTTTTTTTCATATTCATTTTAGTTCTCATAATCGGTGCTGGATTGTGTTATTCCCTATGGTCTGAATCCCACCCAACAAATCATCATATATCTTTTATTCGAATGAAAGAGGGTGGTTTATTTTGGAGTGATATGCGTAATGGAGCAAGAGAGGCCAGATCTGATACAGGAAGTATTGTTGATTTCTACTCTACCGCAGATGCGTCAGATGTCACCGGGCAAATTAATTATATATATGAAGCTATAAACAAAGGAACAGAATGTATTGTCATAACACCAGGCACTTACTATCTTCTCAAAAAACCCTTAGAAGAAGCGGAAAGAGCGGGAATAAAAGTGATATCAATATATAATGAATTTGATAAAGGCAAAGGCAGTTCTACCTCGTTTTATATGACTGATTTGGAACCCGCTGGTGCCGCTATGGCTCAAGAAGTATTAAGACAGTATCACTTCTCTTATATAAACGCTATAATTTTAGGTAGTTTTGATACTGTAACCTCTGAGCAATACATGGCTAGAGGATTTACGAAGATTATTAAAAAAGTACCAGGTGTTGAATTCCGTGTCGTATGGGCTGGTCGAAATATTGATTCTATATATAATCAAATCAAGGGAAATTTCCGCTTAAATAAGAGTATAAATTTATTTTTTGCTCTTAATGATGAAACTTCTGAAGCTCTCGTGAGATTTATGAAAGACAATCAACCTGATCATAAGATATTAACGATAGGATCTGGCAACTCTCTTATGAATATAGAAGCCATAGAAACTGAAATAATGGACTATTCCCTAGTCATTAATTCTTTTGCTATTGGTTATCAATCAATAAACATGGCTGTTAAACTTTTGAATAAACAAAAGATTAGTCCCTTGGGGATTGATTATACTATTGTGAATAAGAAAAATATGTTTGATCCAGAAGTACAAAAAAGACTTTTTGTCATGCCCTAA
- a CDS encoding D-2-hydroxyacid dehydrogenase, translated as MKNIVVLDGITMGDDIDFTSLEKLGQVTIHRMTEEEQIIDRCIDAQIIITNKVFIREYHFRSLPQLELICLTATGYNNIDIESARKHHVSIANVSGYSTNAVAQHTFAMLFYLWERSRYFDDYTRSGDYCNSEIFTHLSRKFYELSGKTWGIVGLGAIGKKVAQIAKAFGCNIIYYSTSGKNSNQEYTKVDLKTLLHNSDVISIHSPLNDRTKDLFTLRELQQMKSTSYIINVGRGGIINEEDLVEALNLNLIAAACIDVLTTEPMAISSPYRNIINKDKLYITPHVAWAPIETRQRVIEEVTLNIQAFLSNEKRNIVN; from the coding sequence ATGAAGAATATTGTAGTTTTAGATGGTATAACCATGGGTGATGATATTGATTTCACTTCACTAGAGAAATTGGGACAGGTAACTATCCATAGAATGACTGAAGAAGAACAGATTATTGATCGTTGTATTGATGCACAAATAATTATCACGAACAAAGTCTTTATTAGGGAATATCATTTTAGAAGTTTGCCCCAACTTGAATTAATCTGTTTAACTGCTACAGGTTATAACAATATTGATATAGAAAGTGCTCGCAAACATCATGTCTCGATTGCAAATGTATCAGGTTATTCGACCAATGCTGTAGCACAACATACTTTTGCTATGCTTTTCTACTTATGGGAAAGAAGCAGGTATTTCGATGATTATACACGTAGTGGTGATTATTGCAATAGTGAAATATTTACACATTTATCAAGAAAATTTTATGAATTAAGCGGTAAAACCTGGGGTATAGTTGGTTTAGGAGCTATTGGGAAAAAAGTGGCTCAAATTGCAAAAGCTTTTGGTTGTAATATTATTTACTATTCAACTAGCGGAAAAAATAGTAATCAAGAATATACCAAAGTTGACCTGAAAACCCTATTACATAACTCAGATGTCATATCAATTCATTCCCCGTTGAATGATAGAACAAAAGATTTGTTCACCTTAAGAGAGTTACAGCAAATGAAATCTACTAGCTATATTATTAATGTGGGTCGAGGAGGAATCATTAATGAAGAAGATTTAGTAGAAGCTTTGAATCTAAACCTTATCGCCGCAGCTTGTATTGATGTATTGACAACAGAGCCAATGGCTATTTCCAGTCCATATCGAAATATAATTAATAAAGATAAATTATATATTACCCCCCACGTAGCCTGGGCACCCATAGAAACACGACAAAGAGTTATAGAAGAAGTGACTTTAAATATTCAAGCTTTCTTGAGTAATGAAAAAAGGAATATTGTTAATTAA